In the Leptospira limi genome, one interval contains:
- a CDS encoding zinc-binding dehydrogenase, whose protein sequence is MKAAVLPQGSKFLEIQELELPPLLPNQVKVKVKACGICGSDIHLILHGKMKATYTPCVPGHETSGVVTEIGEQITKLKVGDRVVVSAGTSCGKCKHCLAGRENLCEHIGVIGFNQRGGFAEYIQTEERYLHVLPDEIPFAEGAILADAVSTPYHAIKYQGELKAGESVAIIGCGGLGIHAVAIAKALGAGKIFAIDIDSGSLENAKSYGADELILVEKNMQVGKVLKEKSGGIDLLCDFTGFMPNIESSVRAMNRGGRIVLVGIGRNKLEIPMPFFLIERQIRITGSYGSDRRAIPELIQLYKDKKLNLTKSISGIHKLEDTNEYLHALEEKKGNPIRFIINPEL, encoded by the coding sequence ATGAAAGCAGCTGTTTTACCACAAGGATCTAAATTCTTAGAGATCCAAGAATTAGAATTACCACCATTATTACCAAACCAAGTGAAAGTGAAGGTAAAAGCTTGTGGGATCTGTGGGTCAGACATTCATCTCATCTTACATGGAAAAATGAAGGCAACATATACTCCATGTGTTCCTGGTCATGAAACTTCAGGTGTGGTCACTGAGATTGGTGAACAAATCACAAAATTAAAAGTGGGTGACCGAGTTGTTGTGAGTGCAGGAACCTCTTGTGGGAAATGTAAACATTGTTTGGCGGGGAGAGAAAATCTTTGTGAACACATTGGAGTGATTGGTTTTAACCAAAGAGGTGGTTTTGCAGAATACATCCAAACAGAGGAAAGATACTTACATGTTTTGCCTGACGAAATTCCCTTTGCTGAAGGTGCAATCCTAGCTGATGCTGTCTCTACTCCTTACCATGCAATCAAATACCAAGGCGAACTGAAAGCAGGAGAGTCTGTTGCAATTATTGGTTGCGGAGGACTCGGAATCCATGCTGTTGCAATTGCCAAAGCACTTGGGGCAGGTAAAATTTTTGCAATTGATATTGATAGTGGAAGTTTAGAAAATGCAAAATCATATGGTGCCGACGAACTGATATTAGTCGAAAAAAATATGCAGGTGGGCAAGGTTCTAAAAGAAAAGTCTGGTGGGATTGACCTATTATGTGATTTTACAGGTTTTATGCCAAATATTGAAAGTTCTGTCCGAGCCATGAATCGTGGAGGAAGGATTGTATTAGTAGGCATCGGCAGAAACAAACTCGAAATTCCTATGCCATTTTTTCTCATCGAAAGACAAATCCGAATTACAGGTTCCTATGGATCAGATAGACGGGCCATCCCTGAACTCATACAACTTTATAAAGATAAAAAACTAAATCTGACAAAGTCCATCAGTGGAATTCACAAATTGGAAGATACAAATGAATACCTACATGCATTGGAAGAAAAAAAAGGAAATCCGATTCGTTTCATCATTAATCCGGAGCTTTAG